tttaaatattcttgttgtttaataaatttagtataaattttactaaaaaataaaagtttaccaCAGTTTCCATCTTTATCttagaaagttaaaaaaaaaatatttttgtagaaatcttCTAGTTTCTGTTTGAAATTACTATTACAATGCTTGTTAAAGGGTAttacaatatatttcattaattcagATAGTTTATAAGACCATGAATTTTCTCTATTTGTGAGAGTTTTGGCCACTTCAAAAGCAGCCTTGAGAATGTCATGCGGACCACCAGACTGTTCACCAATATCACTGAGACGctcataatatttaaacataagtTGATAACATTTAATGCTAATGGGTAAAGTGCCCAATTCACACCGCACTGCTAGATTGGAAGACTTTCCATGAACCCCaagtatgtttttaaatatggagttttgtgttttttctaatttactttTGTCTAATGCTTCAAAGTTTGGTTTGAATTCTGATATCCATACTTCTGATCCATAAGTTAAAATAGGAGTTATCATTGAATTAAAAAGCTGGAGCCAAGTCTTAACAGACAAATTTTCTCTATATGGTAGTTTTGACTTCAATGCAAAATATGCTTTTTTAGCTTTATCTGAGAGGCTTGACACTGTGTTTATAGAGAAAACAATCTGTACTTTGTAACAAATAAACTAGGAATATTATAACTTGTATCTGCTGTTGCTCTGGATAGTAAACCCGAAAATGATAGGAAATAACAAATAGAAGTTATTTCTAGTATATGCATGTCCgtatcaaaagtaaatttttcacaaacatactaaaaccgaggaaaattcaaaacggaagaTCAAAAACttgaacacatcaaacgaatggacaataactgtcttattcctgactatgaacagacattttcttatgaagaaaatggGAGATTTAAACTGGTTTTGTAACTACATTTAGCTAAACCTCTCGCTTGTATGACagcgcataaaattccattattttgacaacgatgtgtaaaCGAAACAAACCGGCATGTCTAAAATACGGGtaagcagtcaacattgtgttataatataAATCACTATAaccaaaaatgtatacataccCTCGTAGAGTTTCTAGCCATACTCGAGGAAGTTTCATGTCCctacaaaatcataaaaaatatattttcaagatTTGTAAGACCTTTTCACTATTTTCATATCTTCCGAATTGATTTTAATTCATTTGCAAAAGTAGCCattcattaaaattatattcatataatatttgaaaatcattcTTTATTATATCTAGATAGTacacaaagggaagtaactctaaCTTAAATTATAGACGAAACCTCGTTATCTGAATGCCATTCCTGAATGGCTTGAAACATAGTTTCTATCTAATGAAATTTTACACTATTTGCTTattacttttatacatgtagatacatgtacagaaatttacaaatgaaaacaacatgttGTTTTGATTTAATAGTTTACACTCCAGGCTAAATTATAAAGCATGTATACGTGTGTTTAATGTTAGCTAAAAAAGAAGACGGTAGAAATTTACATTGTAAAATCAAAGTCAGttgggaaaaaaaatatcgaaaGAAAATCTTATTAGCATTTAAATTGTATTATTGAATTCTTATTCTTAATACACTTACACTTCATACAAGTTGTCATGGTCAAATCGGTCCAGTTTGTCCCAATTCTTATCCCAAGAACGATAACTCCCAATAGATTCTACGTCTGTACTTCGTCCactgaaattgaaatattcTCCACTGAATATTAAAATAGCGACTGAAGCAAGCAAATGTGGACTACTTTCTCTGCATATCAGACAAATAACGAAACTAAAAGCAGGACGAAGCGACATGAAACGACGAAAATTCAAACAGGAAcatattaatacatgtacatctctaattagatttttaataaatgGTGCCGTTTGTTCAAATGATTTAATGATTTCTGAGTTTGGTTTTGGATCTCAGTTACAGCACTGAAATATCAAATGATCGTATATTAAAagtcttaaggtggtacccaacactttcactaaaattaatttggctcgtttaatttcgaaaatttttgtcaaagtaaatttaacaaaaatttacaaaattccaaaacaatttgaaccaaccgttttgtcagaaaaaatatacaagttagtttgacaaacaccagttttgatcattgagaagcttaatattccttttcagtacaacacaacataataatatgtttagctgactttacagagttatctccctgtagtgtaaggtACAACCTTAAAAGCGATAAAGCATTTAGTTAGATTTAAACGACAAACCTGTTAACAAACCTTGAAAATTCATggatattttttctcttttgtgtCCCTGCTGCTGCTGCAGCGGCAGCAGCCTTCTTTTTCCCGCCTCCTCCACAACAAGCGAATGGCAGAGGACACAAACAACACAAGAGCGGAAGTGCTAGGAAGAGAAATGTTGCGAGTCCAGCTAACACGCCAGCTAACACCGCTGTTTCATCGTCAGTCATACCAGTTATAGCAGATGTTGACGTCTGTCCTTTGACTACTTCAGCATACCCTGAAATGTTATGTTTCTCGTTAAGCTTGAAATCTTTATTTTTGGCCTTACGTTGGAATAAAAGGACAGAGATATTGTCcagtaaactataaaaaaaaatggattcaGAATTATGATAGCATCTGTTTTCATGAgcagatttaaaataaaataaaatggggATCAGattttaggaaaaaaacataccccACATTGAAGTTAAACGAACGTTCCCTGATTGATCACGTGAAAGGTACCACTCATCTGTTTTTACTATACACTTACCAAACTCAGAGGAACATTGACACATGGCGTCCTCCGCAATCTTATACTTTACGCTTACCAAACTCAGATGTACATTGACACATGACGTCCTCCGCAATCTTAAACTTTACACTTACCAAACTCAGATGTACATTGACACATGACGTCCTCCGCTATCTTATACTTTACACTTACCAAACTCAGAGGTACATTGACACATGGCGTCCTCTGCAATCTTATACTATACACTTACCAAACTCAGAGGTACATTGACACATGGCGTCCTTCGCAATCTAATACTATACACTTACCAAACTCAGAGGTACATTGACACATAGCGTCCTCCGCAATCTTATACTATACACAGTTTACCAAACTCAGAGGTACATTGACACATGGCGTCCTCCGCAATCTTATAATATACACTTACCAAACTCAGAGGTACATTGACACATGGCGTCCTTCGCAATCTAATACTATACACTTACCAAACTCAGAGGTACATTGACACATAGCGTCCTCCGCAATCTTATACTATACACTTACCAAACTCAGAGGTACATTGACACATGGCGTCCTCCGCAATCTTATAATATACACTTACCAAACTCAGAGATACATTGACACATGGCGTCCTCCACAATCTTATAATATACACTTACCAAACTCAGAGGTACATTGACACATGGCGTCCTCCGCAATCTTATACTATACACGTACCAAACTCAGATGTACATTGACACATGGCGTCCTCCGCAATCTTATACTATACACTTACCAAACTCAGAGGTACATTGACACATGGCGTCCTCCGCAATCTTATACTATAAACTTACCAAACTCAGAGGTACATTGACACATGACGTCCTCCGCAATCTTATACTATACACTTACCAAACTCAGAGGTACATTGACACATGGCGTCCTCCGCAATCTTTTACTACACACTTACCAAACTGAGAGGTACATCGAAACATGGCGTCCTCCACAATCTTATACTATACACTTACCAAACTCAGAGGTACATTGACACATGGCGTCCTCCGCAATCTTATACTATACACTTACCAAACTTGGAGGTAAATTGACATATGGCCTCCTCCGCAATCTTTTACTACACACTTACCAAACTCAGAGGTACATTGACACATGGCGTCCTCCGCAATCTTATACTATACACCTACCAAACTCAGAGGTACATTGACACATGGCGTCCTCCGCAATCTTATACTATACACTTACCAAACTCAGAGGTACATTGACACATGGCGTCCTCCGCAATCTTATACTATACACTTACCAAACTCAGAGGTACATTGACACATGGCGTCCTCCGCAATCTTATACTATACACTTACCAAACTCAGAGGTACATTGACACATGGCGTCCTCCGCAATCTTATACTATACACTTACCAAACTCAGAGGTACATTGACACATGACGTCCTCCGCAATCTTATAATATACACTTACCAAACTCAGAGGTACATTGACACATGGCGTCCTCCGCAATCTTATAATATACACTTACCAAACTCAGAGGTACATTGATACATGGCGTCCTCCGCAATCTTATACTATACACTTACCAAACTCAGAGGTACATTGACACATGGCGTCCTCCGCAATCTTATAATATACACTTACCAAACTCAGAGGTACATTGACACATAGCGTCCTCCGCAATCTTATACTATACACTTACCAAACTCAGAGGTACATTGACACATGGCGTCCTCCGCAATCTTATACTATAAACTTACCAAACTCAGAGGTACATTGACACATGGCGTCCTTCGCAATCTTATACTATACACTTACCAAACTCCGAGGTACATTGACACATGGCGTCCTCCGCAATCTTATACTATACACTTACCAAACTCAGAGGTACATTGACACATGGCGTCCTCCGCAATCTTATACTATACACTTACCAAACTCCGAGGTACATTGACACATGGCGTCCTCCGCAATCTTATACTATAAACTTACCAAACTCAGAGGTACATTGACACATAGCGTCCTCCGCAATCTTATACTATACACTTACCAAACTCAGAGGTACATTGACACATGGCGTCCTCCGCAATCTTATACTATAAACCTACCAAACTCAGAGGTACATTGACACATGACGTCCTCCGCAATCTTATACTATACACTTACCAAACTCAGAGGTACATTGACACATGGCGTCCTCCGCAATCTTATAATATACACTTACCAAACTCAGAGGTACATTGATACATGGCGTCCTCCGCAATCTTATACTATACACTTACCAAACTCAGAGGTACATTGACACATGGCGTCCTCCACAATCTTATAATATACACTTACCAAACTCAGAGGTACATTGACACATAGCGTCCTCCGCAATCTTATACTATACACTTACCAAACTCAGAGGTACATTGACACATGGCGTCCTCCGCAATCTTATACTATACACTTACCAAACTCCGAGGTACATTGACACATGGCGTCCTCCGCAATCTTATACTATACACTTACCAAACTCGGAGGTACATTGACACATGGCGTCCTCCGCAATCTTATACTATACACTTACCAAACTCCGAGGTACATTGACACATGGCGTCCTCCGCAATCTTATACTATACACTTACCAAACTCCGAGGTACATTGACACATGGCGTCCTCCGCAATCTTATACTATACACTTACCAAACTCGGAGGTACATTGACACATGGCGTCCTCCGCAATCTTATACTTTACACTTACCAAACTCAGAGGTACATTGACACATGGCGTCCTCCGCAATCTTATACTATACACTTACCAAACTCCGAGGTACATTGACACATGGCGTCCTCCGCAATCTTATAATATACACTTACCAAACTCAGAGGTACATTGACACATAGCGTCCTCCGCAATCATATACTATACACTTACCAAACTCCGAGGTACATTGACACATGGCGTCCTCCGCAATCTTATACTATACACTTACCAAACTCAGAGGTACATTGACACATAGCGTCCTCCGCAATCTTATACTATACACTTACCAAACTCAGAGGTACATTGACACATGGCGTCCTCCGC
The nucleotide sequence above comes from Mytilus trossulus isolate FHL-02 chromosome 5, PNRI_Mtr1.1.1.hap1, whole genome shotgun sequence. Encoded proteins:
- the LOC134718626 gene encoding uncharacterized protein LOC134718626 isoform X4 gives rise to the protein MCQCTSEFGYAEVVKGQTSTSAITGMTDDETAVLAGVLAGLATFLFLALPLLCCLCPLPFACCGGGGKKKAAAAAAAAGTQKRKNIHEFSRFVNSGRSTDVESIGSYRSWDKNWDKLDRFDHDNLYEVDMKLPRVWLETLRGVPDDEVETRLRELTRDGGWEGGNDVHDVNMGKQMSEMEMRREMYEESGSGGMGTDGGRYASVQRMDGSGGGGEELIAEYEISRHITMDTTRMTLPETEYIYERDIRGDSSIADRDNFKRVYYTYQRIKGDDSKQTSF
- the LOC134718626 gene encoding uncharacterized protein LOC134718626 isoform X3 gives rise to the protein MCQCTSEFGYAEVVKGQTSTSAITGMTDDETAVLAGVLAGLATFLFLALPLLCCLCPLPFACCGGGGKKKAAAAAAAAGTQKRKNIHEFSRFVNSGRSTDVESIGSYRSWDKNWDKLDRFDHDNLYEVDMKLPRVWLETLRGVPDDEVETRLRELTRDGGWEGGNDVHDVNMGKQMSEMEMRREMYEESGSGGMGTDGGRYASVQRMDGSGGGGEELIAEYEISRHITMDTTRMTLPETEYIYERDIRGDSSIADRDNFKRVYYTYQRIKGDDSKQTSF